One genomic segment of Scophthalmus maximus strain ysfricsl-2021 chromosome 3, ASM2237912v1, whole genome shotgun sequence includes these proteins:
- the eno1a gene encoding enolase 1a, (alpha) isoform X1 has translation MSILKIHAREIFDSRGNPTVEVDLYTKKGLFRAAVPSGASTGIYEALELRDNDKTRYMGKGVSKAVEHINKTIAPALVSKDVSVVDQEKIDKLMLDMDGTENKSKFGANAILGVSLAVCKAGAAEKGVPLYRHIADLAGNPEVILPVPAFNVINGGSHAGNKLAMQEFMILPVGASTFKEAMRIGAEVYHNLKNVIKEKYGKDATNVGDEGGFAPNILENKEALELLKNAIAKAGYTDKIVIGMDVAASEFYKDGKYDLDFKSPDDPSRYISSDKLADLYRSFVKDYPVVSIEDPFDQDDWEGWSKFTASTSIQVVGDDLTVTNPKRIAKGVAEKACNCLLLKVNQIGSVTESLQACKMAQSSGWGVMVSHRSGETEDTFIADLVVGLCTGQIKTGAPCRSERLAKYNQILRIEEELGDKARFAGKNFRHPI, from the exons ATGTCCATCCTGAAGATCCACGCTCGTGAAATTTTTGACTCCCGTGGCAACCCCACCGTGGAGGTTGACCTGTACACCAAGAAAG GTCTTTTCAGAGCTGCAGTGCCCAGCGGTGCTTCCACAGGCATCTATGAGGCCCTGGAGCTCCGTGACAATGACAAAACACGCTACATGGGCAAAG GTGTTTCAAAAGCTGTTGAGCATATCAATAAAACAATTGCACCTGCACTGGTTAGCAAG GATGTGAGTGTTGTGGATCAGGAGAAGATCGACAAGCTGATGCTGGACATGGATGGCACAGAAAACAAGT CAAAGTTTGGTGCTAATGCCATCCTGGGCGTCTCCCTGGCTGTGTGCAAGGCTGGTGCAGCAGAGAAGGGCGTTCCCCTCTACCGCCACATCGCTGACCTGGCTGGAAACCCTGAAGTCATCCTCCCAGTCCCT GCTTTCAACGTCATCAATGGCGGCTCCCATGCAGGCAACAAGCTGGCCATGCAGGAGTTCATGATCCTGCCCGTGGGAGCCAGCACCTTCAAGGAGGCCATGCGTATTGGCGCTGAGGTCTACCACAACCTGAAGAACGTCATCAAGGAGAAATATGGCAAGGACGCCACCAACGTAGGAGACGAAGGAGGCTTCGCCCCCAACATCCTGGAGAACAAGGAAG ctctggagctgctgaagaacGCCATCGCCAAGGCCGGCTACACTGACAAGATTGTCATTGGCATGGACGTGGCCGCCTCCGAGTTCTACAAGGATGGAAAGTACGACCTGGACTTCAAGTCTCCCGACGACCCAAGCCGCTACATTTCCTCTGACAAGCTGGCTGACCTCTACAGGAGCTTTGTCAAAGATTACCCCG TTGTGTCCATTGAGGACCCCTTTGACCAGGATGACTGGGAGGGCTGGTCCAAATTCACAGCCAGCACCAGTATCCAGGTGGTGGGCGACGACCTCACCGTCACCAACCCCAAACGCATCGCCAAGGGCGTGGCCGAAAAGGCCTGCAACTGCCTGCTGCTCAAAGTCAACCAGATTGGCTCTGTCACAGAGTCCCTGCAGGC CTGCAAGATGGCCCAGAGCAGCGGCTGGGGTGTGATGGTCAGCCATCGCTccggagagacagaggacaccTTCATCGCTGACCTGGTGGTCGGTCTCTGCACTGGACAG ATCAAGACAGGCGCACCTTGCCGATCTGAGCGCTTGGCCAAGTACAACCAGATCCTCAG GATTGAGGAGGAGCTTGGCGACAAGGCCCGTTTTGCTGGCAAGAACTTCAGACACCCCATCTGA
- the eno1a gene encoding enolase 1a, (alpha) isoform X2: MSILKIHAREIFDSRGNPTVEVDLYTKKGLFRAAVPSGASTGIYEALELRDNDKTRYMGKGVKRAVKYINEFLAPALCNQDVSVVDQEKIDKLMLDMDGTENKSKFGANAILGVSLAVCKAGAAEKGVPLYRHIADLAGNPEVILPVPAFNVINGGSHAGNKLAMQEFMILPVGASTFKEAMRIGAEVYHNLKNVIKEKYGKDATNVGDEGGFAPNILENKEALELLKNAIAKAGYTDKIVIGMDVAASEFYKDGKYDLDFKSPDDPSRYISSDKLADLYRSFVKDYPVVSIEDPFDQDDWEGWSKFTASTSIQVVGDDLTVTNPKRIAKGVAEKACNCLLLKVNQIGSVTESLQACKMAQSSGWGVMVSHRSGETEDTFIADLVVGLCTGQIKTGAPCRSERLAKYNQILRIEEELGDKARFAGKNFRHPI; this comes from the exons ATGTCCATCCTGAAGATCCACGCTCGTGAAATTTTTGACTCCCGTGGCAACCCCACCGTGGAGGTTGACCTGTACACCAAGAAAG GTCTTTTCAGAGCTGCAGTGCCCAGCGGTGCTTCCACAGGCATCTATGAGGCCCTGGAGCTCCGTGACAATGACAAAACACGCTACATGGGCAAAG GAGTCAAAAGAGcagttaaatatataaatgaattctTGGCCCCTGCATTGTGTAACCAG GATGTGAGTGTTGTGGATCAGGAGAAGATCGACAAGCTGATGCTGGACATGGATGGCACAGAAAACAAGT CAAAGTTTGGTGCTAATGCCATCCTGGGCGTCTCCCTGGCTGTGTGCAAGGCTGGTGCAGCAGAGAAGGGCGTTCCCCTCTACCGCCACATCGCTGACCTGGCTGGAAACCCTGAAGTCATCCTCCCAGTCCCT GCTTTCAACGTCATCAATGGCGGCTCCCATGCAGGCAACAAGCTGGCCATGCAGGAGTTCATGATCCTGCCCGTGGGAGCCAGCACCTTCAAGGAGGCCATGCGTATTGGCGCTGAGGTCTACCACAACCTGAAGAACGTCATCAAGGAGAAATATGGCAAGGACGCCACCAACGTAGGAGACGAAGGAGGCTTCGCCCCCAACATCCTGGAGAACAAGGAAG ctctggagctgctgaagaacGCCATCGCCAAGGCCGGCTACACTGACAAGATTGTCATTGGCATGGACGTGGCCGCCTCCGAGTTCTACAAGGATGGAAAGTACGACCTGGACTTCAAGTCTCCCGACGACCCAAGCCGCTACATTTCCTCTGACAAGCTGGCTGACCTCTACAGGAGCTTTGTCAAAGATTACCCCG TTGTGTCCATTGAGGACCCCTTTGACCAGGATGACTGGGAGGGCTGGTCCAAATTCACAGCCAGCACCAGTATCCAGGTGGTGGGCGACGACCTCACCGTCACCAACCCCAAACGCATCGCCAAGGGCGTGGCCGAAAAGGCCTGCAACTGCCTGCTGCTCAAAGTCAACCAGATTGGCTCTGTCACAGAGTCCCTGCAGGC CTGCAAGATGGCCCAGAGCAGCGGCTGGGGTGTGATGGTCAGCCATCGCTccggagagacagaggacaccTTCATCGCTGACCTGGTGGTCGGTCTCTGCACTGGACAG ATCAAGACAGGCGCACCTTGCCGATCTGAGCGCTTGGCCAAGTACAACCAGATCCTCAG GATTGAGGAGGAGCTTGGCGACAAGGCCCGTTTTGCTGGCAAGAACTTCAGACACCCCATCTGA